The following proteins are encoded in a genomic region of Gadus macrocephalus chromosome 19, ASM3116895v1:
- the arl1 gene encoding ADP-ribosylation factor-like protein 1 → MGGFFSSLFSGLFGTREMRILILGLDGAGKTTILYRLQVGEVVTTIPTIGFNVETVSYKNLKFQVWDLGGQTSIRPYWRCYYSNTDAVIYVVDSSDRDRMGISKSELVAMLEEEELKKAILVVFANKQDMEQAMTPTEVANALGLPCLKDRKWQIFKTSATKGTGLDEAMEWLVESLKSRQ, encoded by the exons ATGG GTGGCTTCTTCTCCAGCCTGTTCTCCGGCCTGTTCGGTACCCGAGAAATGAGGATCCTCATCCTGGGGCTGGACGGCGCCGGGAAGACCACCATCCTCTACCGGCTGCAGGTCGGCGAGGTGGTCACCACCATCCCGA CCATCGGCTTCAACGTGGAGACTGTCAGCTACAAGAACCTCAAGTTCCAGGTGTGGGACCTGGGAGGACAGACAAGCATCAG GCCCTACTGGCGGTGCTACTACTCCAACACAGACGCGGTCATCTACGTGGTGGACAGCAGCGACCGGGACAGGATGGGCATCTCAAAGTCAGAGCTGGTGGCCATGCTAGAG gaggaggagctaaagAAGGCCATCCTGGTGGTGTTCGCTAACAAGCAGGACATGGAGCAGGCCATGACGCCCACCGAGGTGGCCAACGCCCTGGGGCTGCCCTGCCTCAAGGACAGGAAATGGCAGATCTTCAAGACCTCGGCCACCAAGGGCACCGGCCTGGACGAGGCCATGGAATG GTTGGTGGAGTCCCTGAAGAGCCGGCAGTAG
- the LOC132447478 gene encoding DENN domain-containing protein 11-like, giving the protein MVERSDRAPLLDWEEVPPAEKPDEAGDDSEKPPASPSSSRALGCSAPGFGWSTSPGGPKSVCIDTGGGGSALSATSITPAAPDAPLCPDTDDPPSDSTPEELSLESRMVKWEEKDQIVSVFVVAFNTRSGNMLEWCLPRDMDLDGVEFKAIASGSHRVSTDFIYFRKGSYFGLACFANMAVESAVERGARMKSVGILSPSYTLLYRYMSFLEHQVRLQLQAPGHYSPLEAFYEDKRALLPPGGERVVTVSPAHTWSTTLSHSMHPEMKITHPAGCMSQFTRFFGEQIMVIWKLALLRRRILIFSPPPVGVVCYRVYCCCCLANISIPGVGVAVPEFRPFFYVNVADISALENELAYVACTTEKIFEEKKDLYDVYVDNQNVKTYREGLKPLLRLSAADKDKYRRLTEQRQMLLYSQEVNGDAISSEEDLFILFFLEQNNRIFQTLSEVAGSPDPTLTHESVRAMGLDPHGDRLFLLHLLEIYGYDTLLLSDQLCCS; this is encoded by the exons ATGGTAGAGCGGTCGGACCGAGCGCCTCTCCTGGACTGGGAAGAGGTTCCCCCCGCGGAGAAGCCGGATGAGGCGGGGGACGACAGCGAGAAGCCCCCGGCGAGCCCCTCCAGCAGCCGGGCGCTGGGCTGCAGCGCCCCGGGTTTTGGGTGGAGCACCAGTCCGGGGGGTCCCAAGTCCGTCTGCATCGACacaggcggcggcggcagcgcccTGTCCGCGACCTCCATCACCCCGGCGGCCCCGGACGCCCCGCTGTGCCCGGACACGGACGACCCTCCCTCGGACTCCACGCCCGAGGAGCTGTCGCTGGAGAGCAGGATGGTGAagtgggaggagaaggaccAGATCGTGTCCGTCTTTGTGGTGGCATTTAACACCAGATCAG gtAACATGCTGGAGTGGTGCCTCCCCCGGGACATGGACCTGGACGGCGTGGAGTTCAAAGCCATCGCCAGCGGATCCCACAGGGTGTCCACCGACttcat TTACTTCCGGAAGGGGAGCTACTTCGGCCTGGCGTGTTTCGCCAACATGGCGGTGGAGAGCGCGGTGGAGCGCGGCGCCAGGATGAAGTCTGTGGGCATCCTGTCCCCCTCCTACACCCTGCTGTACCGCTACATGAGCTTCCTGGAGCACCAAGTCAG GCTGCAGCTGCAGGCCCCCGGCCACTACTCCCCCCTGGAGGCCTTCTACGAGGACAAGAGGGccctgctgccccctggtggtgagAGGGTGGTCACTGTGAGCCCGGCCCACACCTGGAGCACCACGCTCAGCCACAGCATGCACCCCGAGATGAAG ATCACCCACCCGGCGGGCTGCATGTCCCAGTTCACCCGCTTCTTCGGAGAGCAGATCATGGTGATATGGAAGCTGGCGCTCCTCCGCAGACGCATCCTGATCTTCTCGCCGCCGCCGGTGGGCGTGGTCTGCTACCGAG tgtactgctgctgttgccttGCCAACATCTCCATCCCcggagtgggcgtggccgtcCCGGAGTTCCGCCCCTTCTTCTACGTCAACGTGGCTGACATCAGCGCCCTGGAGAACGAGCTGGCCTACGTAGCAT gcacgACTGAGAAGATCTTCGAGGAGAAGAAGGACCTGTACGACGTGTACGTGGACAACCAGAACGTCAAGACGTACCGCGAGGGTCTGAAGCCCCTGCTGCGGCTCAGCGCCGCCGACAAGGACAAGTACCGCCGGCTCACCGAGCAGAG gcagaTGCTGTTGTACTCTCAGGAGGTGAACGGAGACGCGATCTCAAGTGAAGAAGATCTCTTCATACT GTTCTTCTTGGAGCAGAACAACCGGATCTTCCAGACCCTGAGCGAGGTGGCGGGCAGCCCGGACCCCACCCTGACCCACGAGAGCGTGCGAGCCATGGGCCTGGACCCCCACGGAGACCGGCTCTTCCTGCTCCACCTGCTGGAGATCTACGGCTACGACACCCTGCTGCTCTCAGACCAGCTCTGCTGCAGCTGA